The Monomorium pharaonis isolate MP-MQ-018 chromosome 5, ASM1337386v2, whole genome shotgun sequence genome segment tcaGATATTGTCTTCTGGGTTTTTTATCCTCTCAGACGAACGGCGGAACCAGTTAATTATGGTTAACTCCACATTCCTATCGTCAATATTGAAATGCTGCTTTGCAGAAACTGCGAACAAGAATTCAAGTATTATATCGTCAATTTTTGTCATCgactattaaatatacatactaaATAATGCACGTAAAACGAAAGTTCCGTTGaacttttcattctttttgaGTCCTTGCCAGGATATTTTTGTTGCTACACAAGGCGAAAACACGGCTCGTAATATTCGTCGAATATGCTCAGCACCATTTTTTCCCCCACGAGTGGAAAACATTTTCTcctgaaagaataaaaaaaatttaatttaatctttatcgtCGATTACTTGTACCATTTTTAGAATCGTTACTGTGTTATAAATACTTACAAGCTGTTCACGCGCAGCAGCGTTGTTTGACAATAATGTCTCAAATTCATGCCAATCATTTAGCGTTTTCAATGGAAAAACTGGTAAAAAGTTTTCCAATTCTTCCTGTCTCGCGTTCAAGAGTGTTacgtatagaaaaaaatacatgtaaaattaaatttttatctgctAATTTAAATGAGTTTAGATGGCCAAAGAAGGATGACATTCAAGAAGtagataaagaatttataatgtatggGCCGATATATCTTTAAATGGGATAAATCCTTTTACAATTAGTAAAGAAATACGTtcaaatatcgaaaaaagattcaaaacattcaaaaataattatttcatataattttagtaataacttatattttatgttatatttttataagaattttatatttccataaaaGTACTCTAACAAAGAGTTTCTTGAAGCAAAGttaaatactttgtataaaactgttaatttgccacaatatttaattcgttTTAAGCCGGCGAGCAAAGAAATACacgttaattaaacaaaatgatTAATACAAGTAACCGTATCAGTAACATTCAATTCTACGGACTTCAATGTATAAACAGCTATGTACTTACGGAGCTTTAGGTCCTCTATTTCCAATATCAAGGTTAATTTCTCTATTTCCAATATCAAGGTGCGTTCACCTTTTTCGTACCTCGTACCTTTTTCGCACCTTGTACCTTTTTCAACTTCGGATCTTTCCGCAACTTGTATTCGACATTCAATTACCTTCCCGTCGATTAATCTTTGCTGCGACATAACATCGTCTACGTCGCttcgttttataaatt includes the following:
- the LOC118645683 gene encoding uncharacterized protein LOC118645683, translated to MYFFLYVTLLNARQEELENFLPVFPLKTLNDWHEFETLLSNNAAAREQLEKMFSTRGGKNGAEHIRRILRAVFSPCVATKISWQGLKKNEKFNGTFVLRALFISAKQHFNIDDRNVELTIINWFRRSSERIKNPEDNI